Below is a window of Candidatus Poribacteria bacterium DNA.
AGGGTTCTCATCCCTTCGCGGTGTTGAGGTCAGTGATGGACACAGACCGCCCCTTCTCTGAGGATTCGTAAATACCGTCAAGCATCTGCATCAGCATGATACCCTGTTCCGCTGAAGAGATAGGGGTCTTATCTTCCACTATGCACTCCACGAAGTGTTTTACCTCTTCGTCAAATCCGTTAATTGAAGGCGCGTCAAGCGGTTTATCCACTTCTTTGCCATCTTTTTCCGTGTAGAGGGTGAATGGATTGAGCGTCGCGCCTGCTTTCGTTCCAGCGATTTTAATGTAATTATCGCCCGGCAGGTTCAGTGCCCACGTTGTTTCGAGGATAATAATCGCGCCGTTTTCAAACAGGATTTGCGCGAATGTCCCATCGTCAACATCGTATTTAACATCATCTGGCACAAGATGCCCAAAGTGGGCATACGACCTACCCATAACTTCAACCGGTCTCGGAGCGTTCATTAACCACCAGATACAATCTAACGCATGGACCCCGATATCGATGAGCGCACCGCCACCGGAACGTTCCCTATCGACAAACCAACCTTCTTTACCAATCGGAATACCGCGCCGTCGGACATAAGCGGCTTTACCGAAATAAACATCACCGAGTTCGCCTGCTTTCACAAGACGCTTCAGCCGCTGGGAACTACCATCAAACCGCTGGACGAGCGCGTACATTAAAGTCTTACCGTTTTCGGCAGCGGCATCCGCCATAGCCTTTGCTTCCAGTGCGCTCCGAGCGGGCGGTTTCTCACATAGCACATGCTTGCCAGCCTTCAACGTATCAATAGTGATCGGCGCGTGAAGGAAATTCGGTAAACACACACTTACAGCATCAATATCTTTGTTCTCCAACATCTCTAAGTGATTGGTGTAGGTATTCGGGATTTTATGTTCCGTTGCGACTTTTTCGACTTGCGTCTCGTCTAAGTCACAGACAGCAATAACCTCTGAACGCGGATCGGCGGTATAACCTTTGAGATGCTGCATCCCGGGCCAACCGAGACCAACGACAGCCGCGCGGACTTTCGTTGTTTGATTTGACATCGTATGTATTCCTTTACTTTTTCGTGTGGATTCCTATTTGTAGTTTCATGCGGGATTTCAAGATGCAACCGAGAATCCACTAAATTGACACTTATGGTGAACTTTGTCCAAGCACAAGCAAATCCAACAAAAAGACAACTCGTAGTAAGTCAACGTCGAACCCACGTTATTTCAGATATTCGTCAAACCAGTTTAGGACCCGCTCCCAATAATCGGCAAGTTTTTCGTTTGACCAAGAGCCAAGAAAATGGTCTGACTCCTTGTATTTCAACAACACAACCTCTTTTCCAAGACGCGCGAGTCCGTTGAACATTTCCTGAGCCTGTTCAAAGGGAATGAAATCTTTATCTCCGTGAATAAGCAGCAAAGGGGTCTGAACTTGATCCAGATGGAAGACTGGTGAACCATTGATATAACGTTGCGGAAATTCCCACAGGGTCCCGCCCATCCCTCCCCTTCCAGTCTCGTACCAACCGGGACCAATTCCTGTATTAACAAGGTACTCACTGATTAAGTTACTCATAGACGCAAAAGCGACCGCCGCTTTAAATCGCGTTGTTTGTGTGATAAGGACATTCACGGCATATCCACCGTGACTATGACCGACGACTCCTAACCGTTCTGCATCTACCATTTTAGTCGAAATAGCTGCGTCAACACCTGGAAGAATAACATCTGAAAACTGGTTGTATGGCTCGATGTTCTGTATGGGGAAGTCAGGGAATAAAAGCGCATAGCCTCGCGAAGCAAACATACCCGGATGGTTACTCCCCAAGCCCTTGCCGAGAGCAAAGGTGTTATTGATTTCTGTCGAAGGCGTTATTCCTGGATAGACACTTACAATCATCGGTGCAGGATTTTTCTCAGATGCCTCAGAGGGTAGCACGAGGATTCCTTTAACCGTTTCTCCATCTTCAAGTGTCCACTCAATAAATTCGCTCCTGCCAAAATCAATAGTTTGTACCTGTGGATTAATGTCTGTAATTTGCCGCGGAGATTCAAAATTAGCATCACTCATCCAGATATTTGGTGGTTCTTGATTACTTTCAACAACATAAATAAATTCTCCGGTTTTCTCTGCCACATCTTTATAAAAGCGACCTGTATGAGTGGTCCGGTGCTTGTCCTCTGATCGCAAAAGTGTAGTTGTGTTATTTGTGAGGTTGAAACGATAAAAACTGTGACATTTCCGTTCCGCGTCATAAACTTTTATTGTGATAGCGTTGTCAATCGTCCAAGAGGCATACCCCTCGCTTTGGTAGAATACATCGTGAACGAAAAACTCAAAATTTTCCGTCAAGTTTTGTATTTTACCACTGTTTACGGGCACTTTCCATATTTCCCCTTCCGCAAGACAGAGGAGTGCTTCGTTTTCTCCCATCCAGAGAGGCGGTTGATAATCTCGTCCAAGATTTATATTAAAACTTTCTGTGAGATTACGAACTATATTAGTTTCTATGTCAACAATAAAAGCATCTCCTGATGCCATATCTCCTGCTGTTGTCCATGCCACGCACCTTGAATCCGAGGACCAACTGACAGTAATACCAGCATCTTGAAGTCGAATTTTTCTTACAAGCGGTTCAATGTCCGCAGATGAAACATTACTTAACTCCGCTGACAGAGGTAAAACATAAAGATCATATATTAGTTGTAGAGATGTTGGTGTTTCATATCCCAGACAAACCATGACAGCCACTTGCTCACCATTAGGAGCAATATCAATACTTGAAGTCTCATACCCCTTCATCAACGAGAGTGTTTTACCGGTCTTGGTATCAAGAATAATCAAGTTTACGCTACGTTCTATATCTCTTGTTTCATGTCGCTCTCCTTGAAGTTGCCCATTTTCCGACTCATAGACTTCAACAAAAGAGGTTTCTTGTGAAACTTTAGGTAAAACTTGGGGTTTGTCTTGCATAGATTCATCGAAGATTGGAACATCTGCTGAAGAAATGGATCTGACAAGAATGAAACGTCCATCTGGTGTCCATTTAGGCACTTCAAAGCCAAAGAAGGTACGAACAGTTGTCGATGTAAACTCCTGTATTTCTTCAGTCTCACGATTCCAGATGAATAGGTGAGGTTTACCCCTCTGGTCTGAGAAAAATGCAAGACGCGCTCCATCAGGGGACCACCTTGGTGCCCAACTTGATCCCCAGTTCGGGGTTAGG
It encodes the following:
- a CDS encoding Gfo/Idh/MocA family oxidoreductase; translation: MSNQTTKVRAAVVGLGWPGMQHLKGYTADPRSEVIAVCDLDETQVEKVATEHKIPNTYTNHLEMLENKDIDAVSVCLPNFLHAPITIDTLKAGKHVLCEKPPARSALEAKAMADAAAENGKTLMYALVQRFDGSSQRLKRLVKAGELGDVYFGKAAYVRRRGIPIGKEGWFVDRERSGGGALIDIGVHALDCIWWLMNAPRPVEVMGRSYAHFGHLVPDDVKYDVDDGTFAQILFENGAIIILETTWALNLPGDNYIKIAGTKAGATLNPFTLYTEKDGKEVDKPLDAPSINGFDEEVKHFVECIVEDKTPISSAEQGIMLMQMLDGIYESSEKGRSVSITDLNTAKG
- a CDS encoding prolyl oligopeptidase family serine peptidase, coding for MNSLTLENLLKFNTFAVRVPIDISSDGNWIAYNTRNREAYEGGVGDSAYSQTGVAFEMVQATVWVTNTRTGEHRNLTPNWGSSWAPRWSPDGARLAFFSDQRGKPHLFIWNRETEEIQEFTSTTVRTFFGFEVPKWTPDGRFILVRSISSADVPIFDESMQDKPQVLPKVSQETSFVEVYESENGQLQGERHETRDIERSVNLIILDTKTGKTLSLMKGYETSSIDIAPNGEQVAVMVCLGYETPTSLQLIYDLYVLPLSAELSNVSSADIEPLVRKIRLQDAGITVSWSSDSRCVAWTTAGDMASGDAFIVDIETNIVRNLTESFNINLGRDYQPPLWMGENEALLCLAEGEIWKVPVNSGKIQNLTENFEFFVHDVFYQSEGYASWTIDNAITIKVYDAERKCHSFYRFNLTNNTTTLLRSEDKHRTTHTGRFYKDVAEKTGEFIYVVESNQEPPNIWMSDANFESPRQITDINPQVQTIDFGRSEFIEWTLEDGETVKGILVLPSEASEKNPAPMIVSVYPGITPSTEINNTFALGKGLGSNHPGMFASRGYALLFPDFPIQNIEPYNQFSDVILPGVDAAISTKMVDAERLGVVGHSHGGYAVNVLITQTTRFKAAVAFASMSNLISEYLVNTGIGPGWYETGRGGMGGTLWEFPQRYINGSPVFHLDQVQTPLLLIHGDKDFIPFEQAQEMFNGLARLGKEVVLLKYKESDHFLGSWSNEKLADYWERVLNWFDEYLK